One region of Danio aesculapii chromosome 7, fDanAes4.1, whole genome shotgun sequence genomic DNA includes:
- the rab39bb gene encoding RAB39B, member RAS oncogene family b, whose amino-acid sequence MEAIWLYQFRLIVIGDSTVGKSCLIRRFTEGRFAQVSDPTVGVDFFSRLVEIEPGKRIKLQIWDTAGQERFRSITRAYYRNSVGGLLLFDITNRRSFQNVHEWLEEARSHVQPHSIVFLLVGHKCDLEPQRQVSQQEAEKLAAAYGMRYVETSARDAINVERAFTELTRDIFELVKNGEISIQEGWEGVKSGFVPNVVHSSEEVTKGDRRCFC is encoded by the exons ATGGAGGCGATTTGGCTTTACCAGTTTCGGCTGATTGTGATTGGGGACTCAACTGTTGGAAAGTCGTGTTTAATTAGGCGATTCACAGAGGGCCGTTTCGCGCAGGTGTCGGACCCAACAGTCGGGGTCGATTTTTTCTCCCGCCTGGTGGAGATTGAACCCGGAAAACGCATTAAACTGCAGATCTGGGACACTGCAGGCCAGGAACGCTTCAG GTCTATTACCCGAGCTTACTACCGTAACTCTGTGGGCGGCCTGCTGCTCTTCGACATCACCAACCGTCGCTCTTTTCAAAACGTTCACGAGTGGCTAGAGGAGGCCCGCAGTCACGTGCAACCCCACAGCATCGTCTTCCTGCTAGTAGGGCACAAATGTGATCTGGAACCACAGCGTCAGGTGAGCCAGCAAGAGGCAGAGAAGCTAGCAGCTGCATATGGTATGCGCTACGTGGAGACTTCGGCACGTGACGCCATAAACGTGGAGAGGGCTTTTACAGAGCTAACGCGGGATATATTTGAGCTGGTCAAGAATGGTGAAATTAGCATCCAGGAAGGCTGGGAGGGAGTGAAGAGTGGGTTCGTACCAAACGTGGTGCATTCATCAGAAGAAGTGACAAAGGGCGATCGAAGGTGTTTCTGTTGA
- the vbp1 gene encoding prefoldin subunit 3, with protein MATTIESGNAGAANKKKHLGIPEAIFVEDVDAFMKQPGNDTADAVLRKLDEQYQKYKYMELNLGQKKLRLKSQIPQIKQTLEILRHMQKKKDTTDPMETHFLLADNVYCKASVPPTDKVCLWLGANVMLEYDIDAAQALLEKNLATASRNLDSLEEDLDFLRDQFTTTEVNMARVYNWDVKRRSKDNLLKSAERS; from the exons ATGGCGACGACCATAGAAAGTGGCAATGCAGGAGCTGCAAATAAGAAAAAACACCTCGGAATCCCAGAAGCAATATTTGTG GAAGATGTGGATGCCTTCATGAAGCAGCCGGGCAATGACACAGCAGACGCCGTGCTGAGGAAGCTGGATGAACAATatcagaaatataaatatatggagCTCAATCTGGGGCAGAAGAAACTCAG GTTGAAAAGCCAAATTCCACAAATCAAACAGACATTAGAAATCCTACGGCACATGCAGAAAAAGAAG GACACCACAGATCCAATGGAGACACATTTTCTATTGGCTGATAACGTCTACTGCAAGGCCTCTGTCCCACCCACAGATAAAGTGTGCTTGTGGCTTGGG GCTAATGTTATGTTGGAGTATGACATTGATGCGGCCCAGGCGCTGTTGGAGAAAAACTTAGCCACAGCGTCCCGGAATCTGGACTCTCTGGAAGAGGATCTGGACTTCCTTAGAGATCAGTTCACAACCACTGAAGTCA ATATGGCACGTGTTTACAATTGGGATGTCAAGAGAAGGAGCAAAGACAACCTCCTCAAATCTGCTGAGCGGTCCTAG